From the genome of Oncorhynchus tshawytscha isolate Ot180627B linkage group LG31, Otsh_v2.0, whole genome shotgun sequence, one region includes:
- the LOC112229483 gene encoding N-acetylneuraminate 9-O-acetyltransferase, which yields MAVLAYSLGKREINQYFCIKNAKLLSLVAVILLTVFHTVSRYYGGGDTCEWLLSSGRFLGENVWQPYGCMMHKYKSIEAKTCLAEKRVAFIGDSRIRQLFYSYIQIIDPTQKENGRKHENIPFEDRSSSVNVDFLWYAEVNNSLKERLMSWTEDPSVKPDVVIIGAATWSIKLRSGSSEALQQYRANLTAISLPLEQLAEDGEVYWVLQDPVHEEVLSDNRKMITNEQLDLYNEAALGTLNSNKKNAKARVRFLGASRQAAMETIAQSADGLHLPENTRNVGAMILMNAVCNKVLRPIHGSCCQALPAPSLLQKLTACVFLGSTLVFLVLHALGHNRHWKSRPTPPDVESGEEKPATAALPLSHKAPFQAMCKMGLIMAYFYLCDRADVFMKEQKFYTHTTFFIPLVYMFVLGIFYSENSKETKLLNREQTDEWKGWMQLVILIYHISGASAFIPVYMHVRVLVAAYLFQTGYGHFSFFWLKGDFGLYRVCQVLFRLNFLVIVLCLVMDRPYQFYYFVPLVTFWFVIIYATMAMWPQILQKKANGSGMWHIGILVKLLGLLLFICFFAYSQGLFENIFSVWPVSKLFELNGSIHEWWFRWKLDRFAIIHGMLFAFVYLLLQKCQVLSEGRGESLFSTRISNILLLISVVSFMGYSIWASSCKNKTECNEMHPYISGLQILAFILIRNIPGYARSLYSSFFAWFGKISLELFICQYHIWLAADTKGILVLIPGNPSLNIILSTFIFVCVAHEISLITNDLAQVAIPKDGAALLKRLLAAGVFTLGLLLMSKSAEGNQGEGH from the exons ATGGCGGTCCTGGCCTATAGCCTAGGCAAACGGGAAATAAATCAGTATTTTTGTATTAAAAATGCTAAATTATTATCTCTCGTTGCCGTCATCCTACTCACCGTGTTTCACACAGTTTCTCGGTATTATGGAG gCGGAGACACATGTGAGTGGTTGCTGTCCAGTGGTCGGTTCTTAGGAGAAAACGTATGGCAGCCCTATGGCTGTATGATGCACAAATATAAAAGCAT tgaagcaaAGACTTGCCTTGCTGAGAAAAGGGTGGCCTTCATTGGCGATTCCAGAATACGGCAGCTATTTTATTCATACATACAAATAATCGATCCTACACAAAAAGAGAATGGAAGAAAG CACGAGAACATTCCCTTCGAAGATAGGAGCTCTTCAGTCAATGTG gaCTTCCTGTGGTATGCAGAGGTGAATAACTCTCTGAAGGAGCGCTTGATGTCATGGACAGAG GATCCTTCTGTAAAACCAGATGTCGTCATCATCGGAGCTGCCACT TGGTCCATCAAGTTGCGTAGTGGCAGCAGCGAGGCGCTGCAGCAGTACAGGGCCAACCTTACAGCCATCTCCTTGCCTCTGGAACAACTGGCTGAGGATGGGGAGGTCTACTGGGTTTTACAGG acccTGTCCATGAGGAAGTTCTGAGTGATAACAGGAAGATGATTACTAACGAGCAGTTGGATCTGTACAACGAGGCGGCGCTCGGCACTCTGAACAGCAACAAGAAGAACGCCAAAGCCAGAGTCAGGTTCTTGGGTGCCTCGCGCCAGGCTGCCATGGAAACCATTGCCCAATCAGCTGATGGCCTGCACCTGCCCGAGAACACCCGGAACGTG gGTGCCATGATCCTGATGAACGCTGTGTGCAACAAGGTCCTGCGGCCCATCCACGGCTCCTGCTGCCAGGCCCTGCCGGCCCCCAGCCTCCTCCAGAAACTGACGGCCTGTGTCTTCCTGGGCTCAACACTGGTATTCCTGGTGCTTCATGCTCTGGGCCACAACAG GCACTGGAAGTCCCGGCCCACTCCCCCCGACGTGGAGAGTGGCGAGGAGAAGCCGGCCACGGCGGCGTTGCCTCTCAGCCACAAGGCTCCGTTCCAGGCCATGTGTAAGATGGGCCTCATCATGGCTTACTTCTACCTGTGTGACCGGGCCGACGTCTTTATGAAGGAGCAGAAGTTCTACACCCACACCACCTTCTTCATCCCCCTCGTCTATATGTTTGTCCTGGGAATCTTCTACAGCGAGAACAGCAAGGAG ACCAAGCTGCTGAACAGAGAGCAGACTGACGAGTGGAAGGGCTGGATGCAGCTGGTCATCCTTATCTACCACATATCTGGAGCCAGCGCT TTCATCCCGGTGTACATGCATGTTCGGGTCCTGGTGGCAGCATACCTCTTCCAGACAGGATATGGACACTTCTCCTTCTTCTGGCTCAAAGGGGACTTTGGACTCTACAGAGTGTGCCAG GTCCTATTCCGTCTCAACTTCCTGGTCATAGTTTTGTGTCTGGTGATGGATCGGCCGTACCAGTTCTACTACTTTGTGCCTCTGGTCACTTTCTGGTTCGTCATAATCTACGCCACCATGGCCATGTGGCCCCAGATACTGCAGAAGAAAGCCAATG GTAGTGGGATGTGGCACATTGGAATTCTAGTGAAGCTGCTTGGGCTACTCCTGTTCATCTGCTTCTTTGCGTATTCACAG GGGTTGTTTGAGAACATTTTCTCAGTCTGGCCCGTCTCCAAGCTCTTTGAGCTGAACGGAAGCATTCACGAGTGGTGGTTTAGGTGGAAGCTGGATCGATTT GCCATTATCCACGGGATGCTGTTTGCCTTTGTCTACCTGTTGCTGCAGAAGTGCCAGGTCCTctctgaagggagaggagagtctCTCTTCTCCACAAGAATCTCCAACATCCTACTCCTCATCTCTGTGGTCTCATTCATG GGCTACTCCATATGGGCCAGCAGCTGTAAAAACAAGACCGAGTGCAATGAGATGCATCCCTACATCTCAGGGCTCCAG atccTAGCCTTCATCCTAATCAGAAACATTCCCGGATACGCCCGCTCTCTATACAGCTCATTCTTCGCATGGTTCGGGAAGATCTCCCTAGAG CTGTTCATCTGCCAGTACCACATCTGGCTGGCGGCGGACACCAAGGGCATCCTGGTGTTGATCCCAGGCAACCCCTCGCTCAACATAATTCTCAGCACCTTCATCTTTGTGTGTGTAGCCCATGAGATCTCCCTGATCACCAATGACCTGGCCCAGGTGGCCATCCCCAAGGACGGGGCCGCCCTGCTCAAGAGGCTGCTGGCTGCCGGGGTCTTCACCCTGGGTCTACTTCTGATGTCCAAGAGCGCTGAAGGGAACCAGGGAGAAGGCCActga